One Mus pahari chromosome 10, PAHARI_EIJ_v1.1, whole genome shotgun sequence genomic window, tgggggtggtggccacagtgtgtgtgtgtgtgtgtgtgtgtgtgtgtgtgtgtgtgtgtgtgtgtgtgttgagatcagaggacaactcttgggggtctgttctctcctcccacgtggggcctggggattgaactcaagtcatcaggcttagtagcaagcacctttacacggtgagccattttgctggcactttctctttttcctttaaaaaaaaatacatttatgtagtttctctctctttctagtgtgtgtgtgtgtgtgtgtgtgtgtgtgtgtgtgtgtgtgtgtgtaggcatacatacatgatacacccccaccccatcccagtaGAACATGTTGagctaaataaacaaaatgatctTTGAATGGACAGCCAGTGAATGGAAGACTAAGCCTTCTTGGAAATGGGGGTGgtgataagagaaaaataaaagagaataaaaataaaatatttcaaactatATTAACTCAACTTGGGTGCCCATGAGGTAAGCTATATGCTGAAATCAAGAAGCTTGGGATATGTTTGAGCtgatagaatgtttgcctagcatggaTGTGGCTCAGGGTTCTGTCATTTGCATGTCATAAACTGGGTGTGGAACCATAAGTAACCCTaggaaggtggaagcaggaagattacaagttcaaagtcattatCCACTGGGTGGCAAGTACAAGCCCAGCCTGGGTCACACGACTGTCTCCAAATTAAATGAATAAgttagtggctcagtgggtaaagtgcttgctatgcaagtgtgAAGACATGATGAGTTCAGACGTCCGGACCCATGGAGAGCTGGTAGTGGACATCTGAAATCCCAGTGGTTCTGCAGgagttgggaggtggagacaggagaatctgaaGCTTATAGGCTGCTAAAGTGCACGTCGGTGAAACAAAACAACCCCGTTCACAAAGTGAAAAAGGAATATGGAAACCCAGGTGTACAaacgcacatatacatacagacacattacacatacatacacgtatgcATGAGGGAATAGAGAATAATTATTTAGGATGACTAttagaataaaacagaataatttaTATTTCCACAGTTGTTTATATGCGtctaagtgtgtgtctgtgtgaattgCAGGTTCTCCCAAGTGAACCCGagttccttcttctttcctagGGATATTTTGAAGACCATAGCTCTGGGCCAGATGCTGTCCTTGTGTATTTGTGGCACGGCCATCACCAGCCAGTATTTGGCAGAAAAGTACCAAGTGAACACGCCTATGCTTCAGAGCTTCATCAACTACTGCTTGCTGttcctggtttacacagtgataCTGGCGTTTCAGTCCGGTATGTCACATGTGGGAATCATCGCTCCGTAAAtgttgtacttttctttttttttttttttaaccttttttgcatgtgtatgtggggtgtgtatgtgtatacatgtgtgtgcatgtgtgtgtatacgtgtatgtgtgtatgtttgaatgtgtgtgtgtgtgtgtgtgtgtgtgtgtgtaacctaaATCAACTAGGAGGCTACAGTAGTTCCATGTCCATCATTTAAAACCACTAATATGTTTGTTCTCTGCTAAGGGAGTCAGTGTTGTTCCTATGAGGCTAGATTAataacttcctccctccctccttcccttccttccctggtaCTAGGGAATCGAATTTACAATGTTGTTCCCAATCCTTTCTTTACatcttttaagatttacttattacgTGCCGTGTGTGTCCACCTGagtctctgcatgcatgtgtgttggggcaTGCAGAGAGGTTAGAcgaaagcattggctgctcttttgTAATACTCTCCTGATCTTGAGGCAGGGTCCTCTTCTGAACTTAGGCCTGCGTTttcaagccccagagatcctcgcATTCCACCTACCTTGGAGTTGGGGTCACAGGCTTGTATGCAGGATGCTGCTTCTTCCCGGGGTTCTGTTATCTGAACTCTGCTCCTCGGGCAGTgaagccctgagccatctctctagcactttGCAACTTTTTAAACAGTTGTCTTAAACAACTTACCAAGTTGTTCTTGAACTTTTaacctttctgcctcagcctcctgagtagttgGGAATATAGCCACCAGACCTGTCTGTTAACATTATTACTATTCGTTGTTATCACTACTGTAGGAAATCAAAGCCAGTTGTGAGAATGGAGAAACACATTAAGGTACCTTAGTTGGCAAGATCTCTAGGGCAGTATCTTGGGGTTGAGCAGAAGTAGCTTTACTCGGAATAGCTCTGCACTCTGCTTTCCTTTGGAGGCACCCGCCTGAGTTCAGGAAGACAGTGTGACTCACAAATACGTCAGTGTGGTCCCTTGAAGTCATGGCTGTCGTATGCGTTTCTGCCATGTGTTGAGGACCTGCTCTGGGCTTTCAGGATGTTCTCGGTAGCTGGAATTTTATGATGCAGGAATCTTTCTGGAATAAACACTCCGACACCAGCGAAAGTGGACCGAAGCCAGGACAGCTCCTGAAAGACTTCAATGCTGGGTCCAGTTGGTCTTCTTATTTTATGATCTAAAACCACAAGGTGGAGCTGGCAAGTAAGCGTGATTTTACAGAAGCCTACCAGGCAGTTAGTGGGCTGTTGTTAAGGTCAGCGACCCATTGtttcagccatttctccagaacATTCTGTTCTAGGTAGCAAGTGAAgtcttttctaccttattttatTCTACTTCGGTTATTTGGTTAatgttcttgatcttagccaaaatgccaAGAAGTGATAGCCATTTGGTTATGATATGAATTTCATTTCTGagataaaatatctgataaaggcaacttaaggaagcaaaggtttattttgcctttcagttccttcccttcctctctccctcttttcttttcttttcttttcttttcttttcttttcttttcttttcttttcttttctttctctttctttctttctttctttctttctttctttctttctttctttctttctctctctctcttcctctctttcgctttttctttcttccctcccctccctttccctccctccctccctccctccttccctccctcccttcctcccttccgttcatttctgttttcaacCATACAACCCTGACTGGTTTGGAGCTCCTTTGTGTAGACCAAACTGActtggaactcatagagatccaccctCCTctacctactgagtgctgggattaaaggcatggaccaccatgccccTCCATTTCTTTATAGATTATCTTACCGAAAAGCCTCTGCAACACATGTGTCAGCTCTTGATCTCTTGTGAATCCGGAGATGAGTAAATCCTATTTAATTTAAAGCAAGAgaattggggtgtgtgtggtggttaaAAAGCATTCGTTCGTGGTGCCACTAAGGCTTTCCCCAAGCTTATCGCTGGCTCGAATTTCACTTGAAAGCCTGTCTTCTTCTAGAGAATTACCTTGCTGtgttttcttcaaagaaattcACACTAGAGAGTTTGATAACCAGTTGATCTgtcaaaacattttctttcccagaatAGTCTGTGACTCGCCAGGAATGGCTTTAGTCATGCTCATAgatgaatatattatttattattattgtttgagacagggtcttatgtctCAGGCTGCACTTTAATTCCCTACATAGCCATGGATGCCCTTGAATTGCTGGtcctcccatctccacctcctgattacagctgtgtgtgtgtcactgtgccagGTCTTTGTGGTGTTGGGGATGGGACTTACGACTCTGCACGCTAGGCAGTcaccctaccaactgagccccGTCCCTGGTCCTGACTATTATATTTCTGTCCCCCTGTTTTTCTCCGGATCTCTCCCTGGTGTTCTCGCAGAGCTGTGTAGTCTTCAGCTTCCCTCTAGGCAAACCTCGTGCTGATGGCACAGATGCCTGGCCTCTGGGTAGCTGAAGTTAGGACAGGCCGCATTTGAAATACATGGCAGACCTTTGTTTCGACTTTCTGGTCGACAGGTTGATGTGTGTCATGTCACGAGTCACTTTCACTCACCCAGATTTCTTTCAACTAGGAAGTGATAACCTTCTGGAGATTTTGAGAAGAAAATGGTGGAAGTATACTCTCTTGGGGCTTGCCGATGTGGAAGCCAATTATCTGATCGTCAGGGCGTACCAGTACACGACTCTGACCAGTGTCCAGGTAAGAGAGGGTTTGGATATTTTGGATTTTATGCTTCCTAGAGGAGAACATGCATTTGTATAAGTTCATCTAATTTTATCGGAAAGCTGTGCATTCGAAGTAGCCCTGAACATGGGTGGGTGCTAGGTGCTTCCCAGCACAGCATGTACTCTGCAGACTCACGTCTTCTGAAATCACTGACGATGTATACACGTTAATAACTTTCATGGTTTCTTACACTATAGCAGATAAGCCAAATAAGCGTGAATATTTAGCTTACACTTGCTGTCGTGATGTTGACAGGAGTTCTGATGTGCGTTTGACTTAAACACCAAAGTGAGTGTGGCTCTGTACTGCAAAGGGGGAGGTTTGCAAGTCAAGCAGGACGTAGAAACTAACCCTGCTAGACACACCAGGGAGAGGTGTCGACAATGGAGAAACTCTTGTCCCTGTTTCTTAATAGGTTTACTTTAGAAGTTATTACCATTATTactgtgcctgtgagtgtgccACGGCTCctgtgtggcggtcagaggacatctgtatggagtcagttctttccttccacctttacatgagCTCTGAGGATCTCCAAACTTCcccagcaagcaccttcacccactggaCTATCTTACCAGCTCATTACTGGCTTTATTCTTGCTGAGTTGAAAGGAAAATATTCCTTTATAGCATTATCTCtccattatctttttttcttttaaaaatgtacttatcatatataagtacactgtagctgtcttcagacaccccccgaatagggtgtcagatcccattacagatggttgtgagtcaccatgtggttgctgggatttgaactcagaacctctggaagagcagtctgtgctcttaactgctgaaccatctctccagtcccacgtCTCCACTTTGTATTGTTGAAAAAGACTGAGTCTTTCTGACTTGTGTCTTGAGTCTTAGTGTTAGTGAATGGTGAGACATGCCACGGTCCTACTTAACAACATGTTAACATGTTACTTAACAACATAACAACATGTTCTGTAAATGGAGACCAAGGCGAGTCAGATGAGACTTCAGGGTTTAATGACTCTGTAACTCTTTTGTCTCTTCACAAAAGGTCTTGCTATGCATCTCTGGATagcctggtactcactatgtacTGAACTCACAATCTTATTACTTCAGCtaccaaccccccacccccaccccccaaaagcccaagggctaggattataggtagGAGCCACTCTGTCTAGTTTCtctagcttttaaatttttttttgagacagggtcttgtgtattcCAGGTTGGTCTCCATTATAACTGAGAGTGATCCTCAACTTctggccttcctgcctccacctcccaagtgccgtGGCTGCAGGTATACACTGCCACATTCGTTTTGTGCAACACtagctagggattgaactcaaggcttTATGCTtcctaggcaaacactctgctcACTGAACTGCACTCGCCCTGACCCCCCTTttccaactttttaaaagttaaattttattttatgtattttggtgtttttaatgtgtgtgtgtgtgtgtgtgtgtgtgtgtgtatcttttgaCTGCATATTTGGGCATGAAACATGTAGATTGCTTAATGCcctcagaagagggtgtcaaactccctggaactggagctacagacagtttcTAACCTTCATGTGGATTCAGGGACccaaacctgggccctctgcaagaacaacaactACTTTTAACTTTGAAGCCATTTCTCTTGCcctgtgtatgactgttttgcctgtgtgtgtgtgtatttctagacacatgtgtgtgtgtggtggtcaaAAAAAGGGCACCACATCCTCTGTAATTGCAGTTACTGGTTTTGTGAGccacatgaatgctgggaattgaaccctggtcctcttgaAGACCATCTAGTAGAGAAACATATGCTAAAAATGAACAGGAGTCTGTGCTGGGAGCAAGCATGTCTTACATGGTAGAACTGAACTCTGTGTCAGGGAGATGGTTTCTGTTCATTGCCTCTCTGTAACCTGTACTTGGTAATACTTTGCTCAGCTACAATTGAATATTGGACTTTGTGATGTCTAATTTCATATCTGTCCAGTCTAGTCTGTGCTCCTCAGTATAGGGCTTCTATCTTGTTCAATTTTATATTCCAGTTCCTCTTAtaatgtccccacccccacctccatggCCCTGTGCTTGCCAGACACACCCAAACCCTCTTACAGAGTCCTGGACACTGGTCATGCTTAATAAATGTCTGTTGGCGGCATAAATGGATGTACTGAAAGGAAACGCTGCCTTCCGAATTTAAAGATGAACACAGAGGGGAAAGCAGAGGCTCCTGGGTAGGGTGAACAGATTCAGCCTTTGGGTGTTTCTGTTTCAAGGAAGGTCTGATGTATCTCGGGCTGGtctagaatttgctatgtagccaaagaaaACCTCCTGCCTCTAAAGTACTGTTTTATATggtactggagatcaaactcaggcaaacactctattaattgagctgcatccccagcctgacttttttggggggggcggggtgttgttatttatttatttatttattttttcgagacagggtttctctgtatagccctggctgtcctggagctcactttgtagaccaggctggcctcaaactcagaaatccacctgcctctgcctcccgagtgctgggattaaaggcgtgcgccaccaccgcccagctacattttttcttaaagatttatttatttatttatttctatgagtagtacactgttgctgtcttcatacacaccagaagagggcatcagatccccttacagacgggctgtgagccaccgtgtggttgctgggaattgaattcgggacctgtggaagagcagtcagtgctcttaaccactgagccatttctccagcctgccccaccccccaccccccagcctgcTTTTAACCAATATGATTTGGGGCACCTAAACTTTCTTTAGCCTTTGGGATTTTGTGTGCACATCTAAAACAGGTTTGCAGTCCCAAACCTCACAGAGGGACTGCAGCTCTGGTAAGTGCTTGCACTCAGGGCCCGCAATTACAAAAGTTCCCTGAGTGCTTTCTCTTGTTAATTATGCTGCTCGGGTGGTTGAGgctgcttgctttcctttccctGCAGCTCTTGGATTGCTTTGGGATTCCCGTGTTGATGGCTCTCTCCTGGTTTATTCTCCGGGCAAGATACAAAGTGATCCACTTCATTGCcgtgtttgtctgtctgctggGTGTAGGGACCATGGTTGGTGCAGACATATTAGCCGGGCGAGAAGATAATTCAGGTGAGACGGTGTCGGCTTGCACCTGTCAGTCTGGCAGAGTTACACCGACAAGAGTGGGTGATAGAGGAACtctgccgggggtggggtgggggggaggtgggggatggggtaggggtgggggttcTCAGCAGGAGTCCACACTGAACTAGTGCGAGCTGGCTTGCTGGGCTGGCCCCTCCTCAGTGAGGAGTGCTGGCTTCCTCAGCCCTTGGCCCTTCCTGTAGCACATTCTCCTTTGCTGCTAAACCTTGGGTGGCTGTTTTCTTGTTTAACTGCCTTTCCCCATTtaaacttgtttaaaattttgttttgaatatatttgtAGAAATCCCCTTTCTCTTAAATCACTTTGGATATGTTTTTCCGAAACCCTCTGTTGAGCTAgctctcttttctcccctttatggcattcttttgtttctttttctcctttcccttttctttgtttttttctcgcTTTCCccatctttttcctttccttctctctctctcccttccttccttccttccttccttccttccttccttccttccttccttccttccNNNNNNNNNNNNNNNNNNNNNNNNNNNNNNNNNNNNNNNNNNNNNNNNNNNNNNNNNNNNNNNNNNNNNNNNNNNNNNNNNNNNNNNNNNNNNNNNNNNNNNNNNNNNNNNNNNNNNNNNNNNNNNNNNNNNNNNNNNNNNNNNNNNNNNNNNNNNNNNNNNNNNNNNNNNNNNNNNNNNNNNNNNNNNNNNNNNNNNNNNNNNNNNNNNNNNNNNNNNNNNNNNNNNNNNNNNNNNNNNNNNNNNNNNNNNNNNNNNNNNNNNNNNNNNNNNNNNNNNNNNNNNNNNNNNNNNNNNNNNNNNNNNNNNNNNNNNNNNNNNNNNNNNNNNNNNNNNNNNNNNNNNNNNNNNNNNNNNNNNNNNNNNNNNNNNNNNNNNNNNNNNNNNNNNNNNNNNNNNNNNNNNNNNNNNNNNNNNNNNNNNNNtcttcagacactccagaagagggcatcagatcttgttacagatggttatgagccaccatgtggttgctgggatttgaactccggaccttcggaagagcaatcgggtactcttacccactgagccatctcaccagcccctttattcttcttttgagacaggattttttttcttcttttctgtatatccctggctgtcttgggttaaaggtgggtgccaccactgcctggccggAATATTTCAATACACAATATAGATGCTAAACCAGGTCTGAATTTACCAGAACTCCAAGATAACTTTAGTATCTCCTTGGATCAAACTAAAACCACTTATTTCACCTAGCATCCTTTCCCACAGTTCTAAAAAAAATTCCCTGCAATACATTCTGTGAATTCGTCCTGTCTTTAAATGGCTTTCTTTCAGGATGTTGTACAGTACCATCTTCCACTCTGTTGATCTCCCAGGGagtaaaaatgtgaaaatgatgGCAGTGTTGTGCCAGACAGTAAGGGTGAGAGCCTTTAGACTTACAGAAGCTAGgattcaataaagttttattcaaaTGAGCAGTGTTTGCTAACTCCTGGCTCACTCATTGACAATGCATTTCTTTTTGTGCCTTGCTGCCCTGTAGGAAGTGATGTTCTTATTGGTGACATCTTAGTCCTGCTTGGGGCTTCCCTGTATGCTGTGTCTAACGTGTGTGAAGAATACATCGTGAAGAAGCTGAGCAGACAGGAATTTTTAGGAATGGTGGGACTATTTGGAACAATCATCAGTGGCATACAGCTGTAAGAATCTAAAACTTTTCATAACAACGAAACGAACAATTACGGGAGAAGGGGGCAGAGggcaggacagtcagggatggGGAGTGACTTACAACAAAGTGTAATGACATATATGTGAAGGGCCGTGAAGGGCCAGCAAAATGCCCCAGGTGAGGATGCTTGCTGCCTAGCCTGAGGACCTGGCTTCAATCCCTGGGACTAACATGACACCAATGTGACCGAGAAGAAACTGCATGTGGCCTTCTCCCCTTTGAGCCACACTGtgacttgtgtgtgtatgggtgtgtgcgtgcgcgggttttcttttttggttttccgagacagggtttctctgtgtagccctggctgtcctggaactcactctgtagaccaggctggcctcgaactcagaaatctgcctgcctctgcctctcaagtgctgggattaaagcatgtgccaccactgctgttttttattttttatttatgttttaattagtAAGTAGGGGCTCCAGAAATACCTCAGCAGTTGAGACCTCTTGTTACTTTACCAGAAGACCTTGGAGGGCCTCAGCACTggcatgatggcttacaaccattgtAACTCTGTTTCCAAGGGACGAAaactctctcttctgccctccaaggGCACCAGCACATACATAGTGCATAGACGTATATGCAGGctgaacactcatacatataaaataaaaataaatgagcctaaaataattaatgagaaaatatttgataGATGATTACTTGCTCCAACTACTGTTGTTTAACCCCAAATCACATTTGAAATCTATAACTTGATAAAATCAAATAGaagatcttatttttttaatttgtttgggttttgagacaaagttttacACTGTAGCTTAGGCTAGTCACTGTTGCCCAGGTTCATGGCAGTCCTTCAGCTTCAGTcttctgggttctgggattacCAGTATAAGCCACATGCCTGtccagatatttttattttttcgtttttgtttttttggttttggagacatatttctctgtgtatctttgaCTATGCTGGAAATCAGCCTGTAGAGCAGATtgatctcaaactcatagagatccacctgcctctgccttccaagtactgttATCAAAGGTTGTAGCACCACCACCTggtcaatatttttatattctaagaaaaaaattaaagctcaaCATAACTCTTTACCTTGGCCAAATTAAAGCTTCTAAACTctctataaaataagaaaaattagcaCGTGGATCTTTACACAGCTTCTTGTTTTGATCTTAGATTGATTGTGGAATATAAAGACATTGCCCGGATTCAGTGGGACTGGAAAATTGGTATGTATCTAAAGGATAACCTTTTAAGTCAGTATTCTGTCCTTTAACTGACAAAAATGCACACCAATTCAATCCTGTTTTCATACCTTTGGGAATTCATACCAGCGGTGATGGTCTGCTCTGAGAACTGGAGGGCTAACCTCTATCAGGATTAATTCTTAATCTTTGTCTGAAGCAATAGCTTTTCTTTCCGAGGAATTCTGAATAAAACCAAGGCTGATCTTGATAGCCCCAAGCTATGAAGTAAATGAGTCTACATCTCAGGTCCTTGAACTTTTAGAGCTTACCATGGGGTTCATGTTGTGAAGCATTAATGTTAAGCGATGGATGGTGTATTATCACCCTCTGTCCACTGTTGCTCCAATGCCTCTGATATCCTTGGACATTTGTGGGAATAAAGCAGAAGGTGTTAGGATAGTTAAGAAAGATTTGAGCCTTAATGATGAGTAGTAGTTAAATAGTATGTAAGTGTTGCCGAAGATTGTATGCTACGATTAGATAATGCAGAGAAATTTAAATATCTTAGGTATCCCAAAAGTGCATGACTCTACCACCTGCCccctgtgttttgtgtgtgcatgtgttgagCATAGGATGGGGTTTTAAAAAGTGCTTACAAAGTAGACATTGCTACTGCTGTCAACATCTGCATGGCCAGCACTTTCCTAGAAAATTGTTCTGTCTTGGAACATGTAATTCAGTGGACCGAAGAAAATATAGTGAATccaatgtctatctttgatgtccTAAAAATACTTTATTGTGAATCCAGTCATACGTACCacatcaaccaaccaatcagatGAAAGTGCACAAGGCCAgtgaggaatttttgtgttttaacatATGATACTGACCTGGCTTTGGTTGAACTTTTATATCAGAGCCGGCTTTTTGTCTTGGTGGATGACGCAAGATGAAGGCTGTTGGCCCAGTCACACCCCTGTTGATCATCTAACTCCCTGTTAGATTGTCACCACATGTTATTTTATGATTACTGTTTTCCAGAAAGCTTTGTAGTCCTTTCAGAAGGCTGACTGTTAGAGAAGCTTGGCAGGGAGTCTGTCAAGGAGTCAGGGAGTTTTCTGCATCCCCACTCTAAGCACCttgtttcctggtttctcttcctgACTCCAGTTCTTCCATTTCTTCACAGCCTTGTTATTTGTGGCATTTGCCCTCTGTATGTTTTGCCTGTACAGCTTCATGCCATTGGTGATTAAAGTCACTAGTGCCACTTCAGTCAACCTGGGCATCCTGACAGCTGACCTCTACAGCCTTTTCTTTGGGCTTTTTCTATTCGAGTATAAGGTAAGAAAATAGATTGTGTTAGaataagaaaacttaaaatgaGTTTACCTATTTATTTGAGATACTCTCAGATATCGTAGGCTAGCCTGAGATTCACTATGCAACTGACAATGATCTTCAACTTCTCTTCTGTCATGGTTGGTTTATGCTGAAGATGGGACCCAGGGGCAAGTATTCTCCCAGCTGAGATACACCccagacaggggttctctgtgtagctcttgctgtcctggaactagctctgtagacc contains:
- the Slc35f2 gene encoding solute carrier family 35 member F2, encoding MEAESPASAGASEPRALGTVGSIGSQLSRIRRKLFTWDILKTIALGQMLSLCICGTAITSQYLAEKYQVNTPMLQSFINYCLLFLVYTVILAFQSGSDNLLEILRRKWWKYTLLGLADVEANYLIVRAYQYTTLTSVQLLDCFGIPVLMALSWFILRARYKVIHFIAVFVCLLGVGTMVGADILAGREDNSGSDVLIGDILVLLGASLYAVSNVCEEYIVKKLSRQEFLGMVGLFGTIISGIQLLIVEYKDIARIQWDWKIALLFVAFALCMFCLYSFMPLVIKVTSATSVNLGILTADLYSLFFGLFLFEYKFSGLYILSFTVIMVGFILYCSTPTRTVEPAESSVPPVTSIGIDNLGLKLEESGLPETHSAVL